The following coding sequences lie in one Rutidosis leptorrhynchoides isolate AG116_Rl617_1_P2 chromosome 4, CSIRO_AGI_Rlap_v1, whole genome shotgun sequence genomic window:
- the LOC139845487 gene encoding mitochondrial import receptor subunit TOM5 homolog, producing MADAVDKIKAFLKSQIYDEENWAVNSKVIRAVGLFAGSIVLMRNFGDLMAI from the exons ATGGCCGACGCTGTGGACAAAATCAAAGCTTTCTTGAAATCTCAAATTTACGATGAAGAAAATTGGGCTGTTAATTCG AAGGTGATACGTGCTGTAGGCCTGTTTGCCGGATCCATAGTTTTGATGCGAAATTTTGGTGATCTAATGGCAATTTAA
- the LOC139840575 gene encoding AT-hook motif nuclear-localized protein 16-like, with protein sequence MANGEMDHAVADEHVTRRSRGRPAGSKNKPKPPIIITRESANTLRAHAMEVSPGCDVIESLANFARKKQCGISVLSATGCVTNVALRQSSPTSGSGPIVTLYGQFEILSLIGSVLPPPAPPGVTGLDIYLAGPQGQLVGGVISGPLIAYGSVVIMAATFKNATFDRLPNEKQELVAITTVAQPLSKT encoded by the coding sequence ATGGCTAATGGTGAAATGGATCATGCGGTTGCAGACGAACATGTTACAAGAAGGTCACGAGGCAGACCCGCTGGCTCTAAAAATAAACCCAAGCCACCCATCATCATCACCAGAGAAAGTGCCAACACACTTCGGGCTCACGCCATGGAGGTTAGCCCAGGGTGCGATGTAATAGAGAGCTTAGCTAATTTCGCTAGAAAAAAACAATGTGGCATATCTGTTTTAAGTGCAACAGGATGCGTGACTAACGTTGCACTACGCCAATCGTCACCAACTTCCGGAAGCGGGCCCATCGTTACGCTATATGGTCAGTTTGAGATTTTGTCATTGATCGGTTCGGTACTACCACCACCGGCACCGCCAGGTGTCACCGGGTTAGATATTTATCTAGCTGGACCCCAGGGTCAGCTAGTAGGTGGAGTCATTTCAGGCCCTCTTATAGCTTACGGATCCGTTGTCATCATGGCTGCAACCTTTAAGAATGCAACATTCGATAGGCTGCCGAATGAAAAACAAGAACTTGTAGCAATTACCACAGTTGCCCAACCGCTTTCAAAGACTTAG
- the LOC139844294 gene encoding replication protein A 70 kDa DNA-binding subunit B-like, with protein sequence MAKSVSTDAISKILSNPNPETCADLPEIVVQVLDIKFSGNRYTFTVSDGKMKLKACLQSSLSYEVISGNIQNLGLIRVVDYTLNDMPNRNEKYLIVTKCEAVSPALENEIKVEVEVKKEGPVIVLKPKSVAQIIHEQNANNAPSARMSMTRRVHPLASLNPYQGNWTIKVRVTSKGAMRHYKNAKGEGCVFNVELTDEDGTQIQATMFKEAANKFYDLFQMGKVYYISKGTLKVANKQYKTVQNDYEMTLNESSQVEEAINEAAFIPETKFNFVPIDQLGPYINQKELVDVIGVVQSVSPTMSIRRKIDNESIPKRDIVIADDTKKTVVVTLWNALATDLGQKLLDMADDSPIVAIKSLRVSDFSGVSLSTVGKSIIEINPDTPDSQKLRSWFCSEGKETSLESVGATLSPLMKNGGRSMYSDRVTLDHITSNPSLGEDKPVFYTARVCMSLIKADQAMYYRACKTCNKKVNEAIGSGYWCEACQKNETDCSLRYIMSAKFSDVTGGAWFSVFNDEAEQILGCSADELDKMKSQDDANDFHTQLKKATWVPHVVRVMVAPREYNNEKKQRITVKAVAPVDFAAESKFLLDEITSMKV encoded by the exons ATGGCGAAATCCGTGAGCACAGATGCTATTTCGAAGATATTGTCAAACCCTAATCCAGAAACTTGTGCTGATTTGCCTGAAATTGTTGTTCAAGTGCTTGATATCAAGTTTTCTGGTAACAGATATAC GTTTACTGTGAGTGATGGAAAGATGAAGTTGAAGGCATGTTTGCAGTCTAGTTTGTCATATGAAGTTATAAGTGGAAACATTCAAAATTTGGGTCTCATTCGTGTTGTTGATTACACTCTCAATGATATGCCAAACAGGAATGAAAA GTACTTGATTGTGACAAAATGTGAAGCTGTATCTCCTGCTTTAGAGAATGAAATTAAGGTGGAGGTAGAGGTGAAGAAGGAAGGGCCTGTTATTGTGCTAAAACCGAAGTCAGTTGCTCAAATTATTCATGAGCAGAATGCAAA CAACGCACCATCTGCACGAATGTCAATGACTAGAAGGGTCCACCCATTGGCTTCATTGAACCCTTATCAGGGAAATTGGACGATAAAGGTTCGTGTGACATCCAAAGGAGCCATGCGTCATTACAAAAATGCAAAAGGGGAAGGATGTGTTTTTAATGTCGAGCTTACTGATGAAGat GGTACTCAAATTCAAGCAACCATGTTTAAAGAGGCTGCGAATAAGTTTTATGATCTGTTCCAAATGGGAAAAGTCTATTACATATCAAAAGGGACTTTAAAAGTGGCTAACAAGCAATACAAGACTGTGCAAAATGATTATGAAATGACTTTGAATGAAAGTTCTCAAGTGGAAGAGGCGATAAACGAGGCTGCTTTTATCCCTGAAACCAAGTTCAATTTTGTTCCGATTGACCAGCTGGGACCTTACATTAACCAGAAGGAGCTAGTTG ATGTTATTGGTGTTGTGCAAAGTGTGTCTCCAACAATGAGCATTCGTCGGAAAATTGACAATGAGAGCATCCCAAAGCGTGACATAGTCATTGCAGATGACAC GAAGAAGACTGTAGTTGTGACTTTGTGGAATGCTCTAGCCACTGATCTTGGTCAAAAACTTTTGGATATGGCTGATGATTCACCCATAGTTGCAATAAAATCTCTACGTGTATCAGATTTTTCAG GGGTATCTTTGTCAACAGTTGGTAAAAGTATCATCGAAATCAATCCTGATACGCCGGATTCACAAAAGTTGCGATCTTGGTTTTGTTCAGAAGGCAAAGAAACATCCTTGGAATCCGTTGGCGCTACTCTGAGtcctttgatgaaaaatggtggccGATCCATGTACTCTGACCGGGTCACACTTGACCATATAACCAGCAACCCATCTTTGGGTGAAGATAAG CCGGTGTTTTACACCGCAAGAGTTTGTATGAGCTTGATTAAAGCAGATCAAGCCATGTATTATCGAGCATGCAAGACCTGTAACAAGAAAGTTAATGAAGCTATTGGATCTGGTTACTGGTGTGAAGCATGCCAAAAGAATGAAACTGACTGCAGTTTGAG GTATATAATGAGTGCAAAGTTTTCTGATGTAACTGGGGGAGCTTGGTTTTCTGTTTTTAATGATGAAGCTGAACAAATACTCGGGTGCTCAGCTGATGAGCTTGATAAGATGAAGTCACAG GATGATGCAAATGATTTTCATACACAACTTAAGAAGGCTACATGGGTCCCTCATGTTGTTCGGGTGATGGTTGCACCACGAGAGTACAACAATGAAAAAAAACAAAGGATCACTGTCAAGGCTGTTGCTCCAGTTGATTTTGCAGCTGAATCCAAGTTCTTGCTGGATGAGATAACTTCAATGAAAGTTTGA